One Tessaracoccus lacteus DNA window includes the following coding sequences:
- a CDS encoding DivIVA domain-containing protein, translating to MTDSQRDLETEETGLNLFDESASAAGSFPHAMLGYDKHTVDSYVREVEMKVSQLRVQLREANRELQFTRAEKGTTDFTRLGAHATGLLKAAEAQAASLVDHAKREAERIKAEGRRSAAALRSAAQQEADDVRLTGLNALRQLRQEQAEVGKSTLETARRDGELIVADARSRATSIEEAAGARAEALLASARAEAERVVQDATSRATNLMQEATAKAAETVRAAEQTATESATKTAATAKAAEESIAARLARADQDAAEAASRAAQAREEAAAIRAEAVHAAEEIRVSATRLSEDTLTTMRERAREAENELEEKLAWRREQLERDIASLETRRSQALAQLGNLRDLAEQSGAEFSDDDTTVIRTPDSRQ from the coding sequence GTGACTGATTCGCAGCGCGACCTCGAGACCGAGGAGACCGGCCTCAACCTGTTCGACGAGAGCGCCTCGGCGGCGGGCAGCTTCCCGCACGCCATGCTCGGCTACGACAAGCACACCGTCGACAGCTACGTGCGTGAGGTCGAGATGAAGGTCAGCCAGCTTCGGGTACAGCTGCGCGAGGCCAACCGTGAGCTGCAGTTCACCAGGGCGGAGAAGGGCACCACCGACTTCACCCGGCTGGGCGCCCACGCGACCGGGCTGCTGAAGGCGGCGGAGGCACAGGCGGCGAGCCTCGTCGACCACGCCAAGCGCGAGGCTGAACGCATCAAGGCCGAGGGCCGACGCTCGGCCGCGGCCCTACGCTCCGCAGCCCAGCAGGAGGCCGACGACGTCAGGCTCACCGGGCTCAACGCCCTGCGCCAGCTCCGCCAGGAGCAGGCGGAGGTCGGCAAGTCGACGCTCGAGACGGCCAGGCGCGACGGCGAGCTCATAGTCGCCGACGCCCGCAGCCGCGCGACCAGCATCGAGGAGGCGGCCGGAGCCCGAGCCGAGGCCCTGCTCGCCAGCGCCCGCGCCGAGGCCGAACGCGTCGTGCAGGACGCCACCTCGCGGGCCACCAACCTGATGCAGGAGGCCACAGCCAAGGCCGCCGAGACCGTCCGGGCGGCGGAGCAGACCGCCACGGAGTCTGCGACGAAGACCGCCGCAACAGCCAAGGCCGCCGAGGAGTCGATTGCCGCCCGGCTCGCGCGCGCCGACCAGGATGCCGCCGAGGCCGCCTCGCGGGCTGCCCAGGCACGCGAGGAGGCGGCCGCGATCCGCGCCGAGGCCGTGCACGCCGCGGAGGAGATCCGCGTCTCGGCCACCCGGCTGAGCGAGGACACGCTCACCACCATGCGCGAGCGCGCCCGCGAGGCGGAGAACGAGCTCGAGGAGAAGCTGGCCTGGCGCCGCGAGCAGCTCGAGCGCGACATCGCCTCGCTGGAGACCCGTCGCTCGCAGGCGCTCGCCCAGCTCGGGAACCTCCGGGATCTCGCAGAGCAGTCCGGCGCGGAGTTCTCCGACGACGACACCACCGTCATCCGCACGCCCGATTCCCGTCAGTGA
- a CDS encoding AI-2E family transporter: MSDLPEPELPEEPASRRRRIGPPRRGGLGQRVRGLLAPQPIEIVAPVPPEPPSQDTFRRAPFMIGFLGALGVLVAIGLAQAVLAVQSVLILVVLSLFLALGLNPVVEFLTRRRVRRGLAVTIVTVLLLGVIALGFTALVPLLTEQTTTLTSNLPGLLRNLAEQPQLKAIEERYQVFDKIESFITSGDLLNNLFGGILGAGRAVAGLVFSVIITLVLTIYFMASLPTIKETIYALAPASRRARARYLADEIFRGVSGYITGMFVIVTVASVCAFVFMNIAGLGAYSLALGFVVAMFCFIPLVGSSLAMITVALVGFAVNPPIGVATIIYFLIYQQFDAYLLYPTVMKRTVKVPGALVVLCAIIGGMLFGVIGAVIAIPTTAAVLLLYREIVQPALDAS; this comes from the coding sequence GTGAGCGATCTCCCCGAGCCGGAGCTCCCCGAGGAGCCCGCCTCGCGCCGCAGGCGCATCGGCCCGCCACGCCGCGGGGGGCTCGGCCAGCGGGTGCGCGGGCTGCTGGCCCCGCAGCCCATCGAGATCGTCGCCCCGGTTCCCCCGGAGCCTCCCTCCCAGGACACGTTCCGCCGCGCGCCCTTCATGATCGGGTTCCTGGGCGCCCTCGGAGTCCTTGTCGCCATCGGGCTGGCCCAGGCCGTGCTGGCCGTCCAGAGCGTCCTGATCCTGGTCGTGCTGTCGCTGTTCCTCGCGCTCGGGCTCAATCCGGTCGTCGAGTTCCTCACCCGCCGCCGGGTACGCCGCGGCCTGGCCGTCACCATCGTCACGGTGCTGCTGCTCGGCGTCATCGCGCTCGGCTTCACCGCGCTCGTGCCGCTGCTGACGGAGCAGACGACCACCCTGACGAGCAACCTCCCCGGCCTGCTGCGGAACCTCGCCGAACAGCCGCAGCTCAAGGCCATCGAGGAGCGCTACCAGGTCTTCGACAAGATCGAGTCCTTCATCACGTCCGGGGACCTGCTCAACAACCTCTTCGGCGGCATCCTGGGCGCGGGCCGGGCGGTGGCGGGGCTTGTCTTCTCGGTCATCATCACGCTCGTGCTCACCATCTACTTCATGGCCTCGCTCCCGACGATCAAGGAGACGATCTATGCGCTGGCCCCCGCGAGCCGACGGGCGCGGGCGCGCTACCTCGCCGACGAGATCTTCCGCGGCGTCAGCGGCTACATCACGGGCATGTTCGTCATCGTCACCGTCGCCTCCGTGTGCGCCTTCGTGTTCATGAACATCGCCGGGCTCGGCGCCTACTCGCTCGCACTCGGCTTCGTCGTGGCCATGTTCTGCTTCATCCCACTGGTCGGCTCGTCGCTGGCGATGATCACCGTCGCGCTCGTCGGCTTCGCCGTCAACCCGCCCATCGGCGTCGCCACGATCATCTACTTCCTGATCTACCAGCAGTTCGACGCCTACCTGCTCTACCCGACGGTGATGAAGCGGACCGTGAAGGTGCCGGGCGCTCTCGTCGTGCTCTGCGCGATCATCGGCGGCATGCTCTTCGGGGTGATCGGGGCCGTGATCGCGATCCCGACCACGGCGGCCGTGCTGCTGCTCTACCGCGAGATCGTGCAGCCTGCGTTGGACGCATCCTGA
- the nucS gene encoding endonuclease NucS, which yields MGTVRLVIARCQVDYVGRLTAHLPMATRLILVKADGSVSVHADDRAYKPLNWMSPPCTMQVSDPEPEVAEHGVTQVWQVRSKDGDTLRILLADVMHDSDHELGIDPGLQKDGVEAHLQALLAEHPTTLGDGMKLVTREHLTPIGPVDLLLRDDGGRLVAVEVKRRGEIDGVEQLTRYLDLMNRDPLLAPVRGIFAAQQIKPQARTLATDRGIECRLVDYDALRGLDNAEDRLF from the coding sequence ATTGGCACGGTGCGTTTGGTCATTGCCCGCTGCCAGGTTGACTACGTGGGCCGGTTGACCGCCCACCTCCCCATGGCCACCCGTCTGATCCTCGTGAAGGCGGACGGGTCCGTCTCGGTCCACGCCGACGACCGCGCGTACAAGCCCCTGAACTGGATGAGCCCGCCCTGCACCATGCAGGTCAGTGACCCGGAGCCCGAGGTCGCCGAGCACGGCGTGACGCAGGTCTGGCAGGTCAGGTCCAAGGACGGCGACACGCTGCGCATTCTGCTGGCCGACGTCATGCACGACTCCGACCACGAGCTCGGCATCGATCCCGGGCTGCAGAAGGACGGTGTCGAGGCGCACCTGCAGGCTCTGCTGGCCGAGCACCCGACGACGCTGGGTGACGGCATGAAGCTCGTCACCCGCGAGCACCTGACGCCCATCGGCCCAGTCGACCTGCTCCTGCGCGACGACGGCGGCAGGCTGGTCGCCGTCGAGGTGAAGCGGCGCGGCGAGATCGACGGGGTGGAGCAGCTGACGCGCTACCTGGACCTGATGAACCGCGACCCGCTGCTGGCCCCCGTGCGCGGCATCTTCGCGGCCCAGCAGATCAAGCCCCAGGCCCGGACGCTGGCCACCGACCGCGGCATCGAGTGCCGCCTGGTGGATTACGACGCGCTGCGCGGCCTCGACAACGCCGAGGATCGGCTCTTCTGA
- a CDS encoding alpha/beta fold hydrolase, whose protein sequence is MKLNSLTVGSGSREVVFLHGLFGQGKNFGTVAAPLGDLATCHLVDLPNHGLSPWTRTFDLDEQAEIVADWISDVIVMPVTLIGHSLGGKVAMRLALRRPELVDRLMVVDISPARNDAASQFDSLVGALRSLNLDTLTSRTEADRLLTDQIPDTTVRQFLLQNLRHKGDSWFWCANLDLLGDSLHQIGGWPPIQSEYDGPVLWVAGGQSPYILPGHTEPMRELFPRMTQVTLKRAGHWVHADEPAAFVELCRAFLGRVF, encoded by the coding sequence ATGAAGCTGAACTCGCTCACCGTCGGCTCGGGCTCCCGCGAGGTCGTGTTCCTGCACGGCCTCTTCGGGCAGGGCAAGAACTTCGGCACCGTCGCGGCTCCGCTCGGCGACCTCGCGACCTGCCACCTGGTCGACCTGCCCAACCACGGCCTCTCCCCCTGGACCCGCACGTTCGATCTCGACGAACAGGCCGAGATCGTGGCCGACTGGATCTCCGACGTGATCGTGATGCCGGTGACCCTCATCGGCCACTCCCTGGGAGGCAAGGTGGCCATGCGGCTCGCGCTGCGCCGCCCCGAGCTGGTGGACCGCCTGATGGTCGTCGACATCTCCCCCGCCCGCAACGACGCGGCCTCGCAGTTCGACTCGCTGGTCGGCGCGCTGCGGTCGCTGAACCTGGACACCCTGACGAGCCGCACGGAGGCCGACCGTCTCCTGACCGACCAGATCCCCGATACGACGGTGCGCCAGTTCCTCCTGCAGAACCTGCGTCACAAGGGCGACAGCTGGTTCTGGTGCGCGAACCTCGACCTGCTCGGCGACTCGCTGCACCAGATCGGCGGTTGGCCGCCGATCCAGAGCGAGTACGACGGGCCGGTTCTGTGGGTCGCGGGAGGTCAGTCCCCCTACATCCTGCCCGGGCACACGGAACCCATGCGCGAGCTGTTCCCCCGCATGACGCAGGTGACGCTCAAACGGGCCGGCCACTGGGTGCACGCCGACGAGCCCGCGGCGTTCGTGGAGCTCTGCCGGGCCTTCCTCGGCCGCGTCTTCTGA
- a CDS encoding peptidylprolyl isomerase gives MHTLRLAAVLTAAAAFALSGCADANESAGAVASEGLTTCSYPSDGEPARAVDPPETTGVPAAGTLVATIELTAGDIDVTMDRATAPCTVNSFVSLAEQGFYDDTVCHRLVDTGIFILQCGDPTATGTGGPGYTIPDEVTSGTTYPAGTVAMANRGAKNTGGSQFFLVYADTDLPADYTVLGTMDQAGIDVVGSIASQGVDAVDQTSPIAEAKITSITLG, from the coding sequence GTGCACACGCTACGCCTCGCCGCAGTCCTGACCGCCGCAGCCGCCTTCGCCCTGAGCGGATGCGCGGACGCCAACGAGTCGGCCGGCGCGGTTGCCTCGGAGGGGCTGACGACGTGTAGCTACCCCAGCGACGGCGAGCCGGCGCGGGCTGTCGACCCGCCGGAGACCACCGGAGTGCCGGCGGCGGGCACCTTGGTCGCCACGATCGAGCTCACGGCGGGTGACATCGACGTGACGATGGACCGCGCGACGGCCCCGTGCACGGTGAACTCCTTCGTCTCGCTGGCGGAGCAGGGGTTCTACGACGACACGGTCTGCCACCGGCTCGTCGACACGGGGATCTTCATCCTGCAGTGCGGCGACCCGACGGCCACGGGGACGGGCGGCCCCGGCTACACGATTCCCGACGAGGTGACCTCGGGCACCACGTACCCGGCCGGGACGGTCGCGATGGCCAACCGCGGCGCGAAGAACACGGGTGGCTCGCAGTTCTTCCTCGTCTACGCCGACACCGACCTGCCGGCCGACTACACCGTGCTCGGCACCATGGACCAGGCCGGGATCGACGTCGTCGGGTCGATCGCCTCGCAGGGCGTCGACGCCGTGGACCAGACCTCGCCCATCGCGGAGGCGAAGATCACGTCGATCACGCTGGGCTGA
- a CDS encoding cob(I)yrinic acid a,c-diamide adenosyltransferase — translation MVTLSKIYTKTGDGGTTRLVDNSEVRKTDVRVEAYGHVDEANSAIGLALALGGLPPRLVEMLRLIQNELFDVGSDLANPLDPEPKWQPLRIEEHSVERLEGYIDELQEGLEVLRSFILPTGTPAGAQLHVARSIARRAERAAWRAREEHGVKEVGGINPLAVRYLNRLSDLLFVMSRVANGTEHEVLWVPGTDREKPETGRH, via the coding sequence ATGGTCACTTTGTCGAAGATCTACACGAAGACCGGCGACGGCGGCACGACCCGCCTCGTCGACAACTCCGAAGTCCGCAAGACGGACGTGCGCGTCGAGGCGTATGGGCACGTGGACGAGGCCAACTCGGCCATCGGGCTCGCCCTGGCCCTCGGCGGCCTGCCGCCCCGCCTCGTCGAGATGCTGCGGCTCATCCAGAACGAGCTGTTCGACGTCGGCTCGGACCTGGCGAACCCCTTGGATCCCGAGCCGAAGTGGCAGCCGCTGCGCATCGAGGAGCACTCGGTCGAGCGGCTCGAGGGCTACATCGACGAGCTGCAGGAGGGCCTCGAGGTGCTGCGCAGCTTCATCCTGCCCACCGGCACCCCCGCCGGCGCGCAGCTGCACGTGGCCCGCTCCATTGCACGCCGGGCGGAACGCGCCGCCTGGCGGGCCCGCGAGGAGCACGGCGTCAAGGAGGTCGGTGGGATCAACCCGCTGGCGGTCCGCTACCTGAACCGCCTGTCGGACCTGCTGTTCGTGATGAGCCGGGTCGCCAACGGCACCGAGCATGAGGTTCTGTGGGTGCCGGGCACCGACCGGGAGAAGCCGGAAACCGGCCGCCACTGA
- a CDS encoding DUF2550 domain-containing protein encodes MGWQIVIVTLICALVVLLPFVLLYLRRRWLTGQGGLFDCAYRMREDPGGAGWVLGVARYRGENLEWFRSFSLSLRPKALFGRAVTAYVHQRQPAGLEAIALFEDSVVVSVRNRVTDKVSSLSMSPDEVLALMSWLESAPPGSHYLPGSASSPR; translated from the coding sequence ATGGGCTGGCAGATCGTGATCGTCACGCTGATCTGCGCGCTCGTGGTGCTCCTCCCGTTCGTGCTCCTCTATCTCCGCCGCCGCTGGCTCACAGGCCAGGGCGGCCTTTTTGACTGCGCCTACCGGATGCGGGAGGACCCTGGCGGGGCCGGCTGGGTCCTCGGCGTGGCCCGTTACCGAGGGGAGAACCTCGAGTGGTTCCGCTCCTTCTCACTGAGCCTCCGGCCCAAGGCGCTCTTCGGCCGCGCCGTGACAGCGTATGTCCACCAGCGACAACCGGCAGGGCTGGAGGCGATCGCGCTTTTCGAGGACTCCGTCGTCGTGTCGGTGCGCAACCGGGTCACTGACAAGGTCAGCTCGCTGTCTATGTCGCCCGACGAGGTGCTCGCCCTGATGAGCTGGCTGGAGTCCGCACCACCCGGCAGCCATTACCTGCCAGGCAGCGCGAGTTCTCCCCGCTGA
- a CDS encoding F0F1 ATP synthase subunit epsilon codes for MERPPLHVEVVSADRLVWSGDSVNVIARTVEGDVGILPGHEPLMALLVPCAVEIVTDDGRSETIAVDGGYISVAHGRVSILAERAHLGHEVGLDEAQQQAATLEAKALQGRADDDELHHLRILQAQIVAGEAYASHTSEH; via the coding sequence GTGGAGCGTCCTCCGCTGCACGTCGAGGTGGTCTCAGCCGACCGGTTGGTCTGGTCGGGGGACTCCGTCAACGTCATCGCGCGCACGGTCGAGGGTGACGTGGGCATCCTGCCGGGCCATGAGCCGTTGATGGCCCTGCTCGTGCCCTGCGCGGTCGAGATCGTGACGGACGACGGGCGAAGCGAGACCATCGCGGTCGATGGAGGGTACATCTCCGTCGCCCATGGCCGCGTGTCCATCCTCGCCGAGCGGGCGCACCTCGGACATGAGGTTGGCCTCGACGAGGCCCAGCAGCAGGCCGCGACCCTCGAGGCCAAGGCGCTGCAGGGCCGTGCCGATGACGACGAGCTGCACCACCTGAGGATCCTCCAGGCGCAGATCGTCGCCGGCGAGGCGTACGCTTCACACACGTCGGAGCACTAG
- the atpD gene encoding F0F1 ATP synthase subunit beta has protein sequence MTATVSETQPATTGGIGRVARVIGPVVDVEFAGDQIPEIGNALLVDTEVMGEQRTMTMEVALHVGDSLVRAIALKPTDGMRRGAEVRDTGAPISVPVGDVTKGHVWNVTGDVLNVDPSSIEVTERWPIHRPAPKFDELEPRTEMLETGIKVLDLLTPYVKGGKIGLFGGAGVGKTVLIQEMIYRIAHNFGGTSVFAGVGERTREGNDLINEMEEAGVLKDTALVFGQMDEPPGTRLRVALSALTMAEYFRDVQNQDVLLFIDNIFRFTQAGSEVSTLLGRMPSAVGYQPNLADEMGQLQERITSTRGHSITSMQAIYVPADDYTDPAPATTFAHLDATTELSREIASRGLYPAVDPLSSTSRILDPQYIGQDHYDTAVRVKQILQRNKELQDIIAILGVDELSEEDKIVVNRARRIQQFLSQNTYMAEKFTNIPGSTVPLAETIESFQMICNGEVDNIAEQAFFNVGNMDDVMANWAKIQKEG, from the coding sequence ATGACTGCCACTGTGAGCGAGACGCAGCCGGCCACCACCGGTGGCATCGGCCGCGTCGCCCGCGTCATCGGCCCCGTCGTCGACGTCGAGTTCGCGGGTGACCAGATCCCCGAGATCGGCAACGCGCTGCTCGTCGACACCGAGGTCATGGGCGAGCAGCGCACCATGACCATGGAGGTCGCCCTGCACGTGGGTGACTCCCTGGTTCGCGCCATCGCACTGAAGCCCACCGACGGCATGCGCCGTGGCGCCGAGGTCCGTGACACCGGTGCCCCGATCTCCGTGCCCGTCGGCGACGTCACCAAGGGTCACGTGTGGAACGTGACCGGCGACGTCCTGAACGTCGACCCGTCGAGCATCGAGGTCACGGAGCGTTGGCCCATCCACCGCCCGGCCCCGAAGTTCGACGAGCTCGAGCCCCGCACTGAGATGCTGGAGACGGGCATCAAGGTGCTCGACCTGCTGACGCCCTACGTCAAGGGCGGCAAGATCGGCCTGTTCGGCGGCGCCGGCGTCGGCAAGACCGTCCTGATCCAGGAGATGATCTACCGCATCGCTCACAACTTCGGCGGCACCTCGGTGTTCGCCGGCGTGGGGGAGCGCACCCGTGAGGGCAACGACCTCATCAACGAGATGGAGGAGGCCGGCGTCCTCAAGGACACCGCGCTCGTGTTCGGCCAGATGGACGAGCCCCCGGGCACCCGTCTCCGCGTGGCGCTCTCCGCCCTGACCATGGCGGAGTACTTCCGCGACGTGCAGAACCAGGACGTGCTGCTCTTCATCGACAACATCTTCCGGTTCACGCAGGCCGGCTCCGAGGTCTCCACGCTGCTCGGCCGCATGCCCTCTGCCGTGGGCTACCAGCCGAACCTGGCCGACGAGATGGGCCAGCTGCAGGAGCGCATCACCTCGACGCGCGGCCACTCGATCACCTCGATGCAGGCGATCTACGTGCCCGCCGACGACTACACCGACCCGGCCCCGGCCACGACGTTCGCGCACCTCGACGCCACGACCGAGCTGTCGCGTGAGATCGCCTCGCGTGGTCTGTACCCGGCCGTGGATCCGCTGAGCTCCACCAGCCGCATCCTCGACCCGCAGTACATCGGCCAGGACCACTACGACACCGCGGTGCGCGTCAAGCAGATCCTGCAGCGCAACAAGGAGCTGCAGGACATCATCGCGATCCTCGGCGTCGACGAGCTGTCCGAGGAGGACAAGATCGTCGTCAACCGTGCGCGCCGCATCCAGCAGTTCCTGTCGCAGAACACCTACATGGCGGAGAAGTTCACCAATATCCCGGGCTCGACGGTGCCGCTTGCCGAGACCATCGAGTCGTTCCAGATGATCTGCAACGGCGAGGTCGACAACATCGCGGAGCAGGCGTTCTTCAATGTCGGCAACATGGATGACGTCATGGCCAACTGGGCCAAGATCCAGAAGGAAGGCTGA
- a CDS encoding F0F1 ATP synthase subunit gamma produces the protein MASSLRELRERRRSVQTTRKITRAMELIAASRIVKAQATARAAVPYTQELTRAVSALASAHHDIDHPLLVDVEKPKRSAMLLITSDRGLAGAYSANAIKEAEQLHAKLIGEGQEVVQYITGNKGLAYFDFRRRRIEQSWTGFSDRPEYRHSREIADVLLEKFLTPTEEGGVDQIHIVTTRFVSMLTQTVVTRRLLPLVVEEADAPELRDIDQNGTVHDIHPFYHFEPNAKEVLDKLLPLFIANRIHTALLMSAASELASRQRAMKSATDNADTLIEKLTRESNQARQAEITQEITEIVGGASALSETA, from the coding sequence ATGGCGAGCAGTCTGCGCGAACTGAGGGAGCGTCGTCGGTCAGTCCAGACGACGCGCAAGATCACGCGCGCCATGGAACTCATCGCCGCCTCGCGCATCGTCAAGGCGCAGGCGACGGCGAGGGCCGCCGTTCCCTACACGCAGGAGTTGACCAGGGCCGTCTCGGCCCTGGCCTCCGCGCACCACGACATCGACCACCCGCTGCTGGTGGACGTCGAGAAGCCGAAGCGCTCCGCCATGCTGCTCATCACCTCCGACCGTGGCCTGGCCGGCGCCTACTCCGCCAATGCCATCAAGGAGGCCGAGCAGCTGCACGCCAAGCTGATCGGGGAGGGCCAGGAGGTCGTGCAGTACATCACCGGCAACAAGGGGCTGGCGTACTTCGACTTCCGGCGCCGGAGGATCGAGCAGAGCTGGACGGGCTTCTCCGACCGGCCCGAGTACCGGCACTCCCGCGAGATCGCCGACGTGCTGCTGGAGAAGTTCCTCACCCCGACCGAGGAGGGCGGGGTGGACCAGATCCACATCGTGACCACCCGCTTCGTGTCCATGCTGACGCAGACCGTCGTGACCAGGCGTCTGCTGCCGCTGGTGGTCGAGGAGGCCGACGCGCCCGAGCTGAGGGACATCGACCAGAACGGGACCGTGCACGATATCCACCCGTTCTACCACTTCGAGCCCAACGCCAAGGAGGTGCTCGACAAGCTGCTGCCACTGTTCATCGCGAACCGGATCCACACGGCGCTGCTGATGTCCGCGGCCTCCGAGCTGGCGAGCCGACAGCGGGCCATGAAGTCCGCCACCGACAACGCCGACACCCTGATCGAGAAGCTGACGCGCGAGTCCAACCAGGCACGCCAGGCCGAGATCACGCAGGAAATCACTGAAATCGTGGGCGGCGCCTCGGCGCTGTCCGAAACCGCCTGA
- the atpA gene encoding F0F1 ATP synthase subunit alpha: protein MAELTISPDEIRSALDDFVKSYEPASASKTEVGTVVTSGDGIARVEGLPSAMANELLRFANGTLGIALNLDEREIGVVVLGDSEGIDEGSTVYGTGEVLSVPVGEGYLGRVVDAMGNPIDGLGDISGIEGRRALELQAAGVMDRQEVREPLQTGLKAIDAMIPIGRGQRQLIIGDRKTGKTAIALDTIINQKTNWASGDPKKQVRCIYVAIGQKGSTIAEVRSTLEAAGALEYTTIVHAPASDPAGFKYIAPYSGSAIGQHWMYQGKHVLIVFDDLTKQAEAYRAMSLLLRRPPGREAYPGDVFYLHSRLLERCAKLSDELGAGSMTGLPIIETKANDVSAYIPTNVISITDGQIFLQSDLFNANQRPAVDVGVSVSRVGGAAQVKAMKQVAGSLKISLAQYRDMQAFAMFASDLDAATRRQLDRGARLTELLRQGQYAPYPVEDQVISVWAGTEGLFDDVPVDDVLRFEQEFLDYLRHNSDTLTGIAADFVFGDDRKDAVRKAIVDFRQIFRTSEGKLLPGKEEHKPLTDEEIGQETIVRQKRS, encoded by the coding sequence ATGGCTGAACTCACCATCAGTCCGGACGAGATCCGCAGCGCTCTTGACGACTTCGTCAAGTCGTATGAGCCGGCTTCGGCCTCGAAGACCGAGGTCGGCACCGTCGTCACCTCCGGCGACGGCATCGCCCGCGTCGAGGGCCTGCCCTCGGCGATGGCCAACGAGCTGCTGCGCTTCGCCAACGGCACGCTGGGCATCGCCCTGAACCTGGACGAGCGTGAGATCGGCGTCGTCGTGCTCGGCGACTCTGAGGGCATCGACGAGGGGTCGACCGTGTACGGCACCGGCGAGGTCCTCTCCGTCCCCGTAGGCGAGGGCTACCTCGGCCGCGTGGTCGACGCGATGGGCAACCCGATCGACGGCCTCGGCGACATCAGCGGCATCGAGGGACGCCGCGCGCTCGAGCTGCAGGCCGCCGGCGTCATGGACCGCCAGGAGGTGCGCGAGCCCCTGCAGACCGGCCTCAAGGCCATCGACGCCATGATCCCGATCGGGCGTGGGCAGCGTCAGCTGATCATCGGCGACCGCAAGACCGGCAAGACGGCCATCGCGCTCGACACGATCATCAACCAGAAGACCAACTGGGCCTCCGGTGACCCGAAGAAGCAGGTCCGCTGCATCTACGTCGCCATCGGCCAGAAGGGCTCCACCATCGCCGAGGTCCGCTCGACGCTGGAGGCCGCGGGTGCGCTGGAATACACGACGATCGTGCACGCTCCGGCGTCCGATCCCGCGGGCTTCAAGTACATCGCCCCCTACTCCGGTTCCGCGATCGGCCAGCACTGGATGTATCAGGGCAAGCACGTCCTCATCGTCTTCGATGACCTGACCAAGCAGGCCGAGGCCTACCGCGCCATGTCGCTGCTGCTGCGTCGCCCGCCGGGCCGTGAGGCCTACCCCGGCGACGTGTTCTACCTCCACTCCCGCCTGCTGGAGCGCTGCGCCAAGCTCTCCGACGAGCTGGGCGCGGGATCGATGACCGGCCTGCCGATCATCGAGACCAAGGCGAACGACGTCTCGGCCTACATCCCGACCAACGTCATCTCGATCACGGACGGCCAGATCTTCCTGCAGTCCGACCTGTTCAACGCCAACCAGCGTCCCGCCGTGGACGTCGGCGTCTCCGTGTCCCGCGTCGGCGGCGCCGCGCAGGTCAAGGCGATGAAGCAGGTCGCAGGATCGCTGAAGATCTCGCTGGCGCAGTACCGCGACATGCAGGCCTTCGCCATGTTCGCCTCCGACCTGGACGCCGCCACCCGTCGCCAGCTCGACCGGGGCGCCCGTCTCACCGAGCTGCTCCGCCAGGGCCAGTACGCGCCGTACCCGGTCGAGGACCAGGTCATCAGCGTCTGGGCCGGCACCGAGGGCCTGTTCGACGACGTCCCCGTCGACGACGTGCTGCGGTTCGAGCAGGAGTTCCTGGACTACCTGCGCCACAACAGCGACACTCTGACCGGAATCGCGGCCGACTTCGTGTTCGGCGACGACCGCAAGGACGCCGTCCGGAAGGCGATCGTCGACTTCCGCCAGATCTTCCGCACATCGGAGGGCAAGCTGCTTCCCGGCAAGGAAGAGCACAAGCCTCTCACCGACGAGGAGATCGGCCAGGAGACGATCGTCCGTCAGAAGCGGAGCTGA